Proteins encoded within one genomic window of Variovorax sp. OAS795:
- a CDS encoding universal stress protein: MYQRILVPVDGSATSAHGLGEAIRLARSTGGRLRLMHVIDELSFALAMDAYAGRSDDWLETLRNAGAALLEAGKSKAAAAGVTADAVLCDSFRGAVADRVTAEAAAWPADLIVLGTHGRRGLGRMVMGSSAEHILRTASIPVLLVRAPEAHARADAERFTLPAGALASE; this comes from the coding sequence ATGTACCAGCGAATTCTTGTTCCTGTCGACGGAAGCGCCACATCCGCCCACGGCCTTGGCGAGGCGATTCGCCTGGCCAGGAGCACCGGCGGGCGCCTGCGCCTGATGCACGTCATCGACGAGCTCTCCTTCGCGCTGGCCATGGATGCGTATGCGGGCCGGTCGGACGACTGGCTCGAGACCCTGCGCAACGCAGGCGCGGCACTCCTCGAGGCAGGCAAGTCGAAGGCCGCCGCCGCCGGTGTCACGGCCGATGCGGTGCTGTGCGACAGCTTCAGGGGTGCCGTTGCCGACCGCGTCACGGCCGAAGCGGCTGCCTGGCCGGCGGACCTGATCGTCCTGGGAACCCATGGACGCCGCGGCCTCGGGCGCATGGTGATGGGCAGCAGTGCCGAGCACATCTTGCGAACCGCGAGCATCCCGGTGCTGCTGGTGCGCGCGCCCGAAGCGCACGCCCGGGCCGATGCGGAGCGATTCACCCTGCCGGCCGGCGCCCTGGCCAGCGAATAG
- a CDS encoding hemerythrin domain-containing protein, with the protein MTHATIRIIRQEHAALAAMLRSIVLLLQQHRRKGSRPDFTSLRAMLFYVDEFPEKRHHRKESELLFPKLRARTPISRDLMDRLDNDHAWGERKIRNVEHALLAFEMLGDSRRAAFESAVEQYVDFYLNHMALEEREILPLAERVLTADDWHDLDEAFGRNRDPLTGYPPEREYEALFSRIVGTVPAPIGLGPEA; encoded by the coding sequence ATGACCCACGCCACCATTCGCATCATTCGCCAGGAGCACGCGGCGCTGGCCGCCATGCTGCGCTCCATCGTCCTGCTGCTGCAGCAGCATCGCCGCAAAGGCAGCCGGCCCGACTTCACGTCGCTTCGGGCCATGCTGTTCTATGTCGACGAATTTCCCGAGAAGCGGCACCACCGCAAGGAAAGCGAGCTGCTGTTTCCCAAGCTGCGCGCCAGGACGCCGATCTCGCGCGATCTGATGGACCGGCTCGACAACGACCATGCGTGGGGCGAGCGGAAGATCCGCAACGTGGAGCACGCGCTGCTGGCGTTCGAGATGCTCGGCGACTCGCGGCGCGCGGCTTTCGAGAGCGCCGTGGAGCAGTACGTCGATTTCTACCTGAACCACATGGCGCTCGAAGAGCGGGAGATCCTGCCGCTGGCCGAACGCGTGCTGACGGCGGACGACTGGCACGATCTCGACGAGGCGTTCGGCCGCAACCGCGATCCGCTCACCGGGTATCCGCCGGAGCGCGAGTACGAGGCGCTCTTCAGCCGCATCGTGGGCACCGTTCCCGCGCCGATCGGGCTGGGACCGGAGGCTTGA
- a CDS encoding fatty acid desaturase, which translates to MHTLFFSGFLDLPWWGAVLAALALTHVTIASVTIFLHRHQAHRALDLHPLASHFFRFWLWLTTGMVTKEWAAVHRKHHARCDTPEDPHSPQVLGIHRVLWGGVFLYIRESNKADTIARYGHGTPDDWIERKLYSRHKILGIVLMGVVDMALFGVLPGGLILLAQIAWIPFWAAGVVNGIGHYWGYRNWPAKDASTNISPIGILIGGEELHNNHHAFPTSAKLSSKWYEFDIGWLYIRVLQAFGLATVKHVAPTPRLVAPRPAVDLQTVQAVTRCHYDVLASYARFLKQAYAQEFGTLRRLSPDKARLLRAVKPWLARDERTLDESRRLRLATALRGSQALDTMVSMRRELTALWSRSAASGEQLVRQLQDWCQRAEASGIAPLAEFSKRLRSYA; encoded by the coding sequence ATGCACACTTTGTTCTTCTCCGGCTTTCTCGATCTTCCCTGGTGGGGCGCGGTGCTCGCGGCGCTGGCGCTGACGCACGTCACCATCGCTTCGGTCACCATCTTCCTGCACCGCCACCAGGCGCATCGCGCGCTGGACCTGCATCCGCTGGCCAGCCATTTCTTCCGCTTCTGGCTCTGGCTGACGACCGGCATGGTCACGAAGGAATGGGCCGCGGTGCATCGCAAGCATCACGCCAGATGCGACACGCCCGAAGACCCGCACAGCCCCCAGGTGCTGGGCATCCACAGGGTGCTCTGGGGCGGCGTGTTCCTCTACATCCGCGAGTCCAACAAGGCCGACACCATTGCGCGCTACGGCCACGGCACGCCGGACGACTGGATCGAGCGCAAGCTGTACTCGCGCCACAAGATCCTGGGCATCGTGCTGATGGGCGTGGTCGACATGGCGCTCTTCGGCGTGCTGCCGGGCGGGCTCATCCTGCTTGCGCAGATCGCATGGATTCCGTTCTGGGCCGCGGGCGTGGTGAACGGCATCGGCCACTACTGGGGCTACCGCAACTGGCCCGCGAAGGACGCCAGCACGAACATCTCGCCCATCGGCATCCTGATCGGCGGCGAAGAGCTGCACAACAACCACCACGCCTTTCCCACCTCGGCCAAGCTGTCGAGCAAGTGGTACGAGTTCGACATCGGCTGGCTCTACATCCGCGTGCTGCAGGCCTTCGGCCTGGCCACGGTGAAGCATGTGGCGCCGACGCCCCGGCTCGTCGCGCCCAGGCCCGCGGTCGACCTGCAGACCGTGCAGGCGGTCACGCGTTGCCACTACGACGTGCTCGCGAGCTATGCGCGCTTTCTCAAGCAGGCGTATGCCCAGGAGTTCGGCACGCTGCGGCGACTCTCGCCGGACAAGGCTCGCTTGCTGCGCGCTGTGAAACCCTGGCTCGCGAGGGACGAACGCACGCTCGACGAGTCGCGGCGGCTGCGGCTCGCAACGGCCTTGCGCGGATCGCAGGCGCTGGACACGATGGTTTCGATGCGCCGTGAACTCACCGCCTTGTGGAGCCGCTCCGCTGCCAGCGGCGAGCAGCTCGTCAGGCAACTGCAGGACTGGTGCCAACGCGCCGAAGCCAGCGGTATCGCACCGCTGGCCGAATTCTCGAAGCGCCTGCGCTCCTACGCGTGA
- a CDS encoding universal stress protein, with amino-acid sequence MRILLAVDGSEYTARMLDYLAAHKEWSQAGHAFTVFNAVLPVPHRAAAFAGPDLVHSYYDDEARVVLEPVRAALAAHDIEAVFAHKVGHAADEIAAFAQNGKFDLLVMGSRGQGALSNLVLGSVAMKVLARCAVPVLLVR; translated from the coding sequence ATGAGAATTCTTCTTGCCGTCGATGGCAGCGAATACACCGCGCGCATGCTCGACTACCTGGCCGCGCACAAGGAATGGTCGCAAGCCGGCCATGCCTTCACGGTCTTCAATGCGGTGCTCCCGGTGCCGCACCGTGCCGCCGCGTTCGCGGGGCCCGACCTCGTGCACAGCTACTACGACGACGAGGCACGCGTGGTGCTGGAGCCGGTGCGCGCCGCGCTCGCTGCGCATGACATCGAGGCGGTTTTTGCGCACAAGGTCGGCCATGCGGCGGACGAGATTGCCGCGTTTGCGCAGAACGGAAAGTTCGATCTCCTGGTGATGGGCTCGCGCGGGCAGGGTGCGCTGAGCAACCTCGTTCTGGGCTCGGTCGCCATGAAGGTGCTCGCACGCTGCGCGGTGCCCGTGCTGCTGGTGCGCTGA
- a CDS encoding DUF5666 domain-containing protein — MKSHIRWMRCILFAGAIALLLSCGGGGSGGGSPAGVGSYGGSLSATGSGGPSGTGTGSTGTGTGTNAGTATSGGGGGGGDGGGTGTGAGSGTGTGTAGGGDGSGNAGGTDGTSTAGNGSGDGSGVGSGGTGVSTADATGVGSVGGLGSIILNGVRYNTDTAATSLEDTPDLQIGMSVRIAGKIDAEFTTATAQQVESAAELRGAASAIDVSRGSFMVTGTLVTIDNATVWSNANGLAQVAAGSVVQVWGLPSGPGVLRATRVELKPASAEPLATGVVQNLDRIAQRFTLGQLTVLYDGAAFSGGIDPASLADGAIVRVRGSAAPVAGFFSATRVQGWYAVPRQDAAAVQLAGVITDFTGLNGFKVLGTPADASNAIVNGGPSSAIGNGVKVELDGFMSNGVLVVKKLRIRNIPGTGGPVAFTLIGAIGNYQSPASFLVKGQRVNASGPGTVFENGTVADLGNGRRVTVVGDTVVDGVLVAQRVSFVQP, encoded by the coding sequence ATGAAAAGCCACATCCGATGGATGCGATGCATCCTCTTTGCCGGAGCGATAGCGTTGCTGCTCTCGTGCGGCGGCGGCGGCAGCGGCGGCGGGTCTCCGGCCGGGGTGGGTAGCTACGGCGGCAGTTTGTCGGCGACGGGAAGCGGCGGGCCTTCGGGGACGGGGACGGGCAGTACCGGTACTGGGACCGGCACCAACGCCGGCACGGCAACTTCAGGTGGTGGCGGTGGCGGTGGCGACGGCGGTGGCACAGGCACCGGTGCAGGCTCCGGCACTGGCACGGGCACCGCCGGTGGTGGCGACGGCTCGGGCAACGCAGGCGGCACCGATGGCACCAGCACGGCTGGCAACGGCAGCGGAGACGGATCGGGGGTGGGATCCGGCGGCACCGGCGTGAGCACCGCCGACGCCACCGGCGTCGGTTCGGTCGGCGGGCTGGGCAGCATCATCCTGAACGGCGTGCGCTACAACACCGATACCGCAGCCACCAGCCTCGAAGACACGCCCGACCTGCAGATCGGCATGAGCGTGCGCATCGCCGGCAAGATCGATGCCGAGTTCACCACCGCCACGGCGCAGCAGGTCGAATCGGCCGCCGAACTGCGCGGCGCCGCATCGGCCATCGACGTGTCGCGCGGCAGCTTCATGGTCACGGGTACCCTGGTCACCATCGACAACGCCACGGTGTGGAGCAACGCCAATGGCCTGGCGCAGGTCGCTGCCGGCAGCGTCGTACAGGTCTGGGGCCTGCCTTCCGGGCCGGGCGTCCTGCGCGCCACCCGTGTCGAACTGAAGCCCGCCTCGGCCGAACCCCTGGCGACCGGTGTCGTGCAGAACCTCGACCGGATCGCGCAGCGCTTCACGCTCGGGCAGCTCACGGTCCTGTACGACGGCGCCGCGTTCTCCGGCGGCATCGATCCAGCCAGCCTGGCCGACGGCGCCATCGTCCGGGTGCGCGGCAGCGCGGCGCCAGTTGCGGGCTTCTTCAGTGCCACCCGGGTGCAGGGCTGGTACGCGGTACCCCGGCAGGATGCCGCGGCCGTCCAGCTCGCGGGCGTCATCACCGACTTCACCGGGCTCAACGGGTTCAAGGTCCTCGGAACGCCCGCGGATGCCTCCAATGCGATCGTGAACGGCGGTCCGTCCAGCGCCATCGGCAACGGCGTCAAGGTGGAGCTCGACGGCTTCATGTCCAACGGCGTGCTGGTGGTCAAGAAGCTCCGTATCCGCAACATTCCGGGAACCGGCGGGCCGGTCGCCTTCACGCTGATCGGCGCCATCGGCAACTACCAGTCGCCGGCGAGCTTCCTGGTGAAGGGCCAGAGGGTGAACGCCAGCGGTCCCGGCACGGTCTTCGAGAACGGCACCGTCGCCGACCTGGGCAACGGCCGCCGCGTGACGGTGGTGGGCGACACGGTGGTGGACGGCGTGCTGGTCGCGCAGCGCGTCAGCTTCGTGCAGCCCTGA
- a CDS encoding DUF6502 family protein, translated as MEHQLDWALAACARILRPVVRLALSMGVKHPHLEALLRDLLLEEAMRSWRKQGVAKPNISQLSVTTGLNRKAVTAKVRETADALPHTELSAAAKTFTLWLQLVSENQALQRLPITTEGPDAPSFETVAKLGSRGNVHHRTILDELVRLNMVAEQDGCAELRVDGFVPVDDLQSMLAFLGDNGRDHLLAAVSNTLGEQPRMLERAVFARGIGMQDCEKIHQMVRERWAAMHLELAGEMTRAVDRAPAGAKGRIRVGIYTYYEDEAAPNAPAATPQREKESTR; from the coding sequence ATGGAACACCAGTTGGATTGGGCACTTGCCGCCTGCGCCCGCATCCTGCGGCCGGTGGTGAGGCTCGCCCTGTCCATGGGGGTGAAGCATCCGCACCTGGAAGCCCTGCTGCGTGACCTGCTGCTGGAAGAAGCCATGCGGTCCTGGCGCAAGCAGGGCGTCGCCAAGCCCAACATCAGCCAGCTGTCGGTCACCACGGGGCTGAACCGCAAGGCCGTCACCGCCAAGGTCAGGGAAACCGCCGACGCGCTGCCCCATACCGAGTTGTCGGCCGCGGCCAAGACTTTCACGCTGTGGCTGCAGCTGGTGTCCGAAAACCAGGCCTTGCAGCGCCTGCCGATCACCACCGAGGGGCCCGATGCGCCCTCCTTCGAAACCGTGGCCAAGCTCGGCAGCCGCGGCAACGTGCACCACCGCACCATCCTGGATGAGTTGGTGCGCCTGAACATGGTGGCCGAACAGGACGGCTGCGCCGAACTCAGGGTCGACGGCTTCGTGCCGGTCGACGACCTGCAGTCGATGCTCGCGTTCCTCGGCGACAACGGCCGGGACCACCTGCTGGCCGCGGTGTCGAACACCCTCGGCGAGCAGCCGCGCATGCTGGAGCGGGCGGTGTTTGCGCGCGGCATCGGCATGCAGGACTGCGAGAAGATCCATCAGATGGTGCGCGAACGCTGGGCGGCAATGCACCTGGAACTCGCGGGCGAGATGACCCGCGCCGTCGACCGGGCCCCGGCCGGCGCCAAGGGGCGCATCCGCGTCGGGATCTACACGTACTATGAAGACGAGGCGGCGCCGAATGCGCCCGCCGCCACGCCCCAACGCGAAAAAGAAAGTACACGATGA
- a CDS encoding GspH/FimT family pseudopilin, with product MKAMAGTRARGFTLIELMVTIVVLVVLITVAVPSFDNIRLSSRLTSYATDLVSGSQLARTEAIKRNAVVRLCVSSDGTSCATTGQWETGWIVISADGTVIQKQPAAAGGFQIRDSGSLSALLYDPTGVGASAANFTICRATPVGSQERVVKVSATGRSSVTRTSTGVCA from the coding sequence ATGAAGGCCATGGCCGGGACGCGCGCACGCGGTTTCACGCTCATCGAGCTGATGGTCACCATCGTGGTGCTGGTGGTCCTGATCACGGTGGCCGTCCCCTCCTTCGACAACATCAGGCTCTCGAGCCGGCTGACCTCCTACGCGACCGATCTCGTCTCGGGCAGCCAGCTGGCGCGCACCGAGGCGATCAAGCGCAACGCCGTCGTCAGGCTGTGTGTTTCGTCCGACGGCACCAGCTGCGCCACCACCGGCCAGTGGGAAACCGGCTGGATCGTCATCAGCGCCGACGGCACGGTGATCCAGAAACAGCCGGCCGCCGCCGGCGGCTTCCAGATCCGCGACAGCGGGAGCCTCAGCGCCCTGCTCTACGATCCCACCGGCGTGGGCGCCAGCGCCGCCAACTTCACGATCTGCCGCGCCACGCCCGTCGGATCCCAGGAGCGGGTGGTCAAGGTCAGTGCCACCGGCCGGAGTTCGGTCACGCGGACCAGCACCGGCGTCTGCGCCTGA